Sequence from the Spirochaetae bacterium HGW-Spirochaetae-1 genome:
GTCATATCATCATCAATAGTGGAGATCAGACTGAATTTTTTTCCGCTGGTAATGGCACTGGAAAAAGCGCCGGCTTCCCTGTGGCGGTACGAATCCTTGCCGGGATGGTCCATTTCATAATCATGTCGGATGCTCTTAATAGTGGAAACCTTCAGGCCTCCACGCGTATAATGGCGCACAAGTTTCTCTACCAGGGTAGTTTTGCCCGAATTAGATCTGCCAACGACAGCGAATATCTTCATTGCTATGGTTCCCGCCTTTCTCATGCCCTGTGCATACAGACTTCATAAACCATTCCCGGTTTGTATGCGCGGTCGTACTTTTCACGGGACACCCTGGCCTATATCGGGCGTTTTATCAAATGATTTTTAATAAAAAAATCATTGAATGATTCAATGACTCTTTCGTATGGTGTTAAAAAAAAGGAATCTGTTACCATGACTGATACTAATATTACCCGCGCCTATATTATCGCCGGCGGCAGGAGCAGCCGTTTCGGCAGGGACAAATCCCTCTATGAATTCAATGGAAAGCCCATGATCATGCATGTCTACGATGCCCTGTCCCCCGTATTCCAAGAGATATCCATCATCGCCGATGAAGGGGATAAATATTCAATTCCCGGCGTGAAAGTGTATCCCGACATCATTCCAGGTCTTGGCCCCATAGGCGGAGTATATTCCGCTCTATGCAATTGTGAAAACGGCAGGGCCTTTGTAGTTCCCTGCGACATGCCCTTTCTGAATTCTTCATTAATAGCCTACATGGCCTCTATCCCGCCACAATATGACGTGATAGTGCCCATGCTTGACGGACATTATCAGCCGCTTCATGCCATTTATTCAACTTCCTGCATCAAACCTATAAAACAGCTCATCGATGCCGGTAAAGGAAAACTCATTGATTTTTATAACAATGCCGAAATTCGTGTCATCGGTGAGGATGAGATCACATTTTATGACGATCCCTATAAGGTGTTCAGAAACATAAATTACACCGATGACCTGCATTAACAGGGCCCCTTTGGGAACTGAATTACGGTGCTGTAAATTAACTTGATTATTTTAGTAATTTATCGTAAAATTACTTTACAGTATTGAGACTGAACCTATATGTGAGTCATCATAAACCATCAGCGGTGCTAATATGGAGTTATCCGAAAATCAATTTTTATCGTCAGACGACGGGAGACCAAAAGAGGAATGCGGCATTTTCGGCATCTTCGGTCATCCTAAAGCCGCAAATCTCGCATACCTGGGTCTTTACGCCCTTCAGCACCGGGGACAGGAATCGGCCGGCATTGCCTCATCGGACGGTAATCACATAGTCCGGTATGCCGGCATGGGCAAAGTCATAGACGTATTCGAACCGAAGCACATGGACAACCTGCAGGGTGACCGGGCCATCGGGCACAACAGGTACAGCACCACGGGATCATCCTATCTCAGGAACGCCCAGCCTTTTCGCGCCGAATCGAACCTTGGGCCCATTGTACTGGCGCATAACGGCAATCTATCCAATGCGGGAACTCTCCGCTTCGAGCTCGAACAAAAAGGACACATCTTCCAGACAACCATAGATTCAGAAGTCATCGTTCACCTCATGGCCCGCTCCGGCATAAAAGATTTCCTTGAAGCCCTCATTCACTCGCTGAAACAGGTAAAGGGCGCCTATTCCCTTCTCATAATGAATCGTGAAAAAATCTATGCCGTGCGGGATCCCCACGGACTTCGGCCATTGGTCCTGGGAAAAGTACAGGGCGCCTACTGCGTGGCCTCGGAGACCTGCGCCTTCGATATCGTCGATGCCGAGTACCTCCGCGAAATACATCCCGGCGAACTGGTGGAACTCTCCAGCTATGGCATCAAGTCCTACTATCCCTTTGAAAAACAGCCCGAATCGCTCTGCGTTTTCGAATATATCTACTTCTCACGGCCCGACAGCATCATATTCGGAGAATCGGTTCACGAGATGCGCATCCAGCTGGGCCGCATGCTGGCCCGGCAGGCTCCCGTGGAAGCCGACATAGTAGTACCCATACCGGACTCATCCGTATCGGCGGCCATCGGGTACGCCCGGGAATCGAACATTCCCTATGAGCTTGCAATGATACGGAGCCATTACATCGGCAGGACATTCATCGAGCCGGAACAGCGCATCCGTGACTTCGGCGTAAAAATTAAATTCAACGTGGTCCGCTCAGCCGTCGAAGGCAAAAAGATCGTTGTTGTCGACGACTCCATCATGCGCGGCACCACCATGCGGAAGATTATAAAAATGTTCCGCAATGCCGGCGCCAAGGAGATTCATGTACGCATATCATCACCGCCCACGCGCTTTCCCTGCTTCTACGGAATAGACATACCGACACGCAAGGAGCTCATCGCCGCATCGCACACCATCGAGGAGATACGGAAATATCTGCGCGTCGATTCCATCGAATACATGACCGTTGAAACCATGCTGCAGGCTATTGACCGTCCCAAAATGGGCTTCTGCACGGCCTGTTTCGACAGCAATTATCCTTCTCCCCTGGATGACTGCGCTGAAGAGAACCAGAAATATCTCTTCGAGGATATGAGTTGCAGCGAGTACTATTAGAAAATACACGCAAATTAATTACTTGACGGAAACAAGACGCTGATATTCTTTGTTTTAGTATATGGTTGAGTACCTAGGTGACTAGCTCAATTGGTAGAGCAGCGGTCTCCAAAACCGCAGGTTGGGGGTTCGAGACCCTCGTCACCTGCATACGTGGACGTTTTCGAACTATCGGAAACGTCCACTTTGTTTATAGACGAAACTTCTTCCCACATGAAAAATGCAAAGCGTTTCTTCCATGAAATGGTGACCCGTCGCCATTAGATACTACGGCATTCGGAACCAATTCATGATGCTTTTTGTCACTGCAAGTTCATGCATTCCGGTTTTTAATTAACGACCCCCACCAGAGGTGGGAGTTGTAGCGATATGCTTCCAGGAACAAAGATTACTATTGCGGTTTCACAGGCATAATTGTTCTGACCGTTTCTGACGATGAATACTTCGGCCTGAACCCCAGTTCCTTTCCTATTTTACTGACATCCATGGAGAGGGGATACCTGATATAATCCACCTGCGCCTTTCCAAAGGGTACAATACGCAGGCTATAGAGGAGCTGTACCAGGGGATAGATGAGCCACGCCGGGAGTGAGATCATGGGTTTGCCCAGCTCCCGCGCGAGCGCCGAATAGCGAAGCCCTTTATCGGCGGCGAGATTGAAGGCTCCCTTCACTTTTTTTACCGCCGCAAGATAAAAGGCCTCGGCAGCATCGTCCTCGTGAATGAACTGCATGATGGGATCATACCCCCGTACGCCGATGATGACGGGATCCTTCATAGATTTCGATGTCGTATTTTTCGCGTTGGGACCCATAACGATGCACGGCCGCATTATAACCGCTTCACAGCCATGATCGCTCCTTATGAAATCGGAAAGCAGCTTTTCAATTTCCGCTTTATTCTCTGAATAGGGGAATCCCGGTGTGGAGCGAATCGGGGCGGTCTCGGGAAGATAGTCCGGCGTGCCTTCAAAAAAACCATAAGCGCAGTCCGAACTGGCCACAACCAGTTTTTTAATTTTCATTTTTCCGCAGACATCTATCACGTTCTTCGTTCCGTTGACATCGACGTCAAATTCAAAGTCAGGATCACGCGTAGGATTGGCGATAAAGGCCAGATGTATGATGGTATCGACCCCTTCATCTCCCACAATTGACATCATGCTTTCTTTATCGCGTATGTCACAAAAATAATATTTATACTTTTCCGGCAGGTCCACCGATGGCTGCATTATATCCATGCATATTATCTTTGTGAAAACCGTATCGCTTCGCAGCCTTTCCACAAGGCGACTGCCGATATAACCGAAGGCCCCTGTTATGCAAAGTACTCTTTTCGATCCAGCCATACCCTTCTCCTTTGATTATTCTTTTTAATACAGAAATCGTGATTCCGCTTTACATTTACATGATAAGAGACTGTATCCTCATCATGAAAGTACCGATGTCCCTTGCGTATTCGGGGGACCCCTCCAGCGACAGATACCCTTTTTCAACGGCAACAACCATGTTTATGTCATTAAGAATAATGGGCAGGGCCTCGTCGATACTGCGGAATTTCATATGGACAAAGGGCTGGCGTCTTCCGCATATCCCCGGACCGGCCTGTGACTTCCCGGCCTTTACACGCAGATAGGCGGCCATTTCCTCATTACCCGCCACGGAAAACTGGTAAATGCGCTCCGGCTGTTTCGATGTCCATTTTTTCATTTCCGGATCACCCAGCTTGTTGAACTGGCTCAACGACGCCGCCATCATGTACAGGGTCAACTTGACCTTCATCCTTTTTTTGTCCGGATCACCGGGACGTGCCGTGGGCATGAGCAGCGTCAGATTCATGAGAAGGGCCAGCACCTTAAGAAGCAGGGAAAACTTTAAGAGACCCTTTATCCTGAAAAGGGCCGGCTTGCCTCCCAGCATCCTGACCATTCGTCCCACGCTGCCGAAGACGAAGGAAATATCGGGGTTTTCCCATATCCCCCGGACTACCTCGAGTCCGCCGCCGCTGAAACGAAGATAAGAACCCACATCGCCTTCAGGATCACGAGCGTGAAACTGAACCACAGCCTCGACACCCTCAAACTTTTTCCTCACTGCCGGGTTTTCTTTCAGGACGACCTTGAGTAATGGAAAAAGCGCATTGAGAACCAGTTCCGCCGCCAGCCTTTCATCGTGCGATGCCATATCAGAAATTATCCTCCCAGTTGTCATCATCCTCGAAATCCCTGCCCATGATCTCCCTGACCTTTTCCATAATTCCGTCGGCGTCCAGTTTATAATGGGAATAAAGATCTTCCGGATATCCCACGATAGAAAAGCAGTCAGGTATCCCAACCCGCGTAAACACGCAGGACTTCCCGTATTCGGCGATTACTTCGGAAACAGCGCTTCCCAGTCCCCCGTAAATGTTATGGTCCTCGCAGGTGATAATTCTCCGTGTTTCCGTCACGGCCTTACGAATGATGTCCTCATCGAGGGGCTTGATAGTATGCATATTGATCACACGAACGCTGATGCCGTCGTTCTTCTGGAGCATCCGCGCAGCCTCCAGCGCCTGCAGCACCGTCACTCCGCAGCAGATGAGCGTAATATCCGTCCCGGGATGCATCTCCAGGGCCTTTCCTATTTCAAAACCATAATCATCACTCGTATGGCAATTTGGCTCAAACCCCCGCCCGATACGGATATACACTGGACCGGGACGGTCGATGCAGGCCTTTATCGCGTTGGCGCATTCGATACCGTCAGCCGGTATGATGACCGTCATATTCGCCATAGATCGCGTAATTGCGATGTCTTCCGTGCACTGATGCGTGGTCCCGGCCTGACCAAAGGAAATGCCCCCGTGCGTGGCGATGATTTTAACATTGAGTTTCTGATAACAAATATCCGTCCTGACCTGTTCCGCTGCCCTCATGGTGGTGAATACCGCCATGGTCGACACAAAGGGCATAAATCCCGCCTTCGCAAGTCCTGCAGCCATACCGAACATGTTTTGTTCCGCTATCCCCGCGTTGAAAAACCTTTTAGGAAATTTTGCAGCGAATTCCCCGATCTTCGTCGATTTCGCCAGGTCTGCCGAAAGACCGACTATGTCCTCATTTGTCTCTCCCAGGGCACACAGTACCCTGCCATATATCTCTGCCTGTGTCATGGTATTCGCGTCATAGACATTCCACGTCAATCCCACCGCCATGATAAACCTCCCGGATATTATTTATGGGAACCTCTAAAAATCAGGTTTTCCATATGCCTGTGCCCACAAGGGAACTTCCAAAAACAAATTTTTAGAGGTGCCCTTATTGTTCTGTTTCCAAAACACCGTCAACCTATGACGGAACTTTCTATCAACTGTTTTGCCTCAACTATTTTATCTGAATCGAGGCCGCCATAATGCCAGCGCACGTCGTTTTCCATGAAACCGATGCCCTTACCTTTAACGGTATGCGCAATTATAACCACGGGAGCCCCGGTCTCGGCCTGCGCCTCCTCGATTGCCTGCGACAATTCCCTGAAACTGTGTCCGTCAACTTCCTTTACAATGAATCCAAAAGATTTCCATTTATCGGCAAAGGGCTCCACGGCCATAACCTCTTCAGTCGAACCGTCCACGCAAAGACGGTTTCTGTCTATAAAAGTGATCAGGTTCGTAGTTTTATAGTGGGAAGCCGCCATGGCTGCCTCCCATACGGACCCTTCATTACATTCTCCGTCACCGAGAATGCAGTAGGTGCGCCATGACTTGCCGCGCAGCCTCGCTCCCAGGGCCAATCCCACGGCCATGGACAGACCGTGGCCCAGGGACCCGGTTGAAACATCGACTCCTTTTACCTTTTGTCCATCAAGGTGCATACCGAAGGGCGAATTAAACTTGTTAAAGTCTCTCAGCAATTCAAAATCGAAATAGCCGAGGCGCGCTAGAAGCGGGGCAAATCCTACGCCGGCGTGGCCCTTGCTCAGTATCAGCCTGTCCCGGTCCGGCATATCGGGATTCTTTGGATCAATTTTCATATACCTGTAATAAAGCAGGATCATAATTTCGACCATGCTGAGGGCGCCGCCTATATGTGCGCCCCCGGCCCAGAATGTCACGTCTACCGTATCCATCCTCAGCGTTTTCGCGTGCTGTCGCAGCTTGATGATTTCTTCGTCTGTAACTGGCATGATGCACTCCTTATTGTAATATCATTTAAAGCGGAATAATCGTACCGATAAATTCACGGTCATTCCATCTCGAGTATGGTCTTGATATTATTACCCGTGCCGCTTTTGATAAATTTGAAAGCCTCGCGATAACGCGAAAGAGGGAACCGGTGTGTGATAAACTTTTCAAAACCCACCCTGCCCTCCCGGGCCATCCTGACGGTAAGATCGAATGTGCTGATGTTCTCCCCTTCATACATTTCGCCGCCGTGGGAGTTTACGCCGATGATATTGACTTCCTGGTTCCACACCGGCGTCTGATCAAATCGAACCGGGGACAGCTGGTTGCCGATCATCATGTAATCGCCTCTGGCCCTGAGCCATCGGAGAGAATCATGTATGGTAGAGGACTGTCCGACGCAGTCATAAATGAGATCAAAGCCCCCCAGCATATATTTGTTGCCCAGGGGCCCCCGGTAGAGTCGAGCTCCGGTCATCCCTGCGGCAGCCTCATAAGGATCTCCCTCCAGGATATGATCAGCTCCCATCTGTCCGGCCAGCTTCTTTTTAAAATCCATTTTCTCGAGGACATAAATTGAACACTCGGGCTGCAGCAGTCGGGCGAACTGTATTACATTCAATCCTATCACACCGGCACCGATTACGAGCACCCGTTCACCCTTGCGGGGAAGGCGGCGCAGCACGGCGTGGAGCGATACGGAAGCCGGTTCGATCATGACAGCCGTTTCATCGGAAATATCATCGGGAATTTTTATCAACTGCGAGCTATGCGCTATAAAATGGTCGCCGAATCCGGCACCGAGGTTTACGGGCATGTCACCTTCAGAAAAGTTTTCACAGAGAGTATAGTTGCCTTCGCTGCAACTCCTGCACGGCGGTTTTATTTCTTTGATCGAACAGCAGGGAAGATAACGCTGGAGTACAACCCGGTCGCCCGGAGAAAGGTGCGTGACGCCGTCACCGGTTTCCACAACATTTCCTACCAGTTCATGGCCCATGAAAACCCTGGGAACTCCGGGCAGGGCGGCGATTGAAATTCGCGGGTCGGCCTTTACATAGAAAAGCGACATGTCGGCGCCGCAAATACCGGCGATCCGGGTCTTGACTCGCACCCAGTTTTCCCCGGGCAGTGACCTGTCGGGTATATTCCTGAACCTCACCGGAGAGAGCGGCGAGTAATACACCCGCTGACTCAGCTTCGCCAGTGCTTTTGTAAGTAATATTCGTGGAATACTGACCTCAAAAAAGATGGTTTTCATAGATTCCCTCGGTTATAAAATTTTGTGCGATTTCTCCGGAGTTCTTTGTCGCCTGTATTTTCACTACTTGTCTTTTTCTATATAACCTTCCGCGATGTATATTTTGGTTGCAT
This genomic interval carries:
- a CDS encoding amidophosphoribosyltransferase, with product MELSENQFLSSDDGRPKEECGIFGIFGHPKAANLAYLGLYALQHRGQESAGIASSDGNHIVRYAGMGKVIDVFEPKHMDNLQGDRAIGHNRYSTTGSSYLRNAQPFRAESNLGPIVLAHNGNLSNAGTLRFELEQKGHIFQTTIDSEVIVHLMARSGIKDFLEALIHSLKQVKGAYSLLIMNREKIYAVRDPHGLRPLVLGKVQGAYCVASETCAFDIVDAEYLREIHPGELVELSSYGIKSYYPFEKQPESLCVFEYIYFSRPDSIIFGESVHEMRIQLGRMLARQAPVEADIVVPIPDSSVSAAIGYARESNIPYELAMIRSHYIGRTFIEPEQRIRDFGVKIKFNVVRSAVEGKKIVVVDDSIMRGTTMRKIIKMFRNAGAKEIHVRISSPPTRFPCFYGIDIPTRKELIAASHTIEEIRKYLRVDSIEYMTVETMLQAIDRPKMGFCTACFDSNYPSPLDDCAEENQKYLFEDMSCSEYY
- a CDS encoding molybdenum cofactor guanylyltransferase, whose amino-acid sequence is MTLSYGVKKKESVTMTDTNITRAYIIAGGRSSRFGRDKSLYEFNGKPMIMHVYDALSPVFQEISIIADEGDKYSIPGVKVYPDIIPGLGPIGGVYSALCNCENGRAFVVPCDMPFLNSSLIAYMASIPPQYDVIVPMLDGHYQPLHAIYSTSCIKPIKQLIDAGKGKLIDFYNNAEIRVIGEDEITFYDDPYKVFRNINYTDDLH
- the mobB gene encoding molybdopterin-guanine dinucleotide biosynthesis protein B, which translates into the protein MRKAGTIAMKIFAVVGRSNSGKTTLVEKLVRHYTRGGLKVSTIKSIRHDYEMDHPGKDSYRHREAGAFSSAITSGKKFSLISTIDDDMTPLELAQRYFSHSDLVIIEGYKEGDTQKIEVVGDSSEDPLFLSGVDNILLVASDNSLETVLPQYRRDDVEGILRGIEDLILKTTNT
- a CDS encoding transketolase, whose product is MPVTDEEIIKLRQHAKTLRMDTVDVTFWAGGAHIGGALSMVEIMILLYYRYMKIDPKNPDMPDRDRLILSKGHAGVGFAPLLARLGYFDFELLRDFNKFNSPFGMHLDGQKVKGVDVSTGSLGHGLSMAVGLALGARLRGKSWRTYCILGDGECNEGSVWEAAMAASHYKTTNLITFIDRNRLCVDGSTEEVMAVEPFADKWKSFGFIVKEVDGHSFRELSQAIEEAQAETGAPVVIIAHTVKGKGIGFMENDVRWHYGGLDSDKIVEAKQLIESSVIG
- a CDS encoding transketolase translates to MAVGLTWNVYDANTMTQAEIYGRVLCALGETNEDIVGLSADLAKSTKIGEFAAKFPKRFFNAGIAEQNMFGMAAGLAKAGFMPFVSTMAVFTTMRAAEQVRTDICYQKLNVKIIATHGGISFGQAGTTHQCTEDIAITRSMANMTVIIPADGIECANAIKACIDRPGPVYIRIGRGFEPNCHTSDDYGFEIGKALEMHPGTDITLICCGVTVLQALEAARMLQKNDGISVRVINMHTIKPLDEDIIRKAVTETRRIITCEDHNIYGGLGSAVSEVIAEYGKSCVFTRVGIPDCFSIVGYPEDLYSHYKLDADGIMEKVREIMGRDFEDDDNWEDNF